A single Triticum dicoccoides isolate Atlit2015 ecotype Zavitan chromosome 2A, WEW_v2.0, whole genome shotgun sequence DNA region contains:
- the LOC119354446 gene encoding uncharacterized protein LOC119354446 has product MGDNQGLVKALEKLAELITVKAEGVASPGALVPQPEVIQKIELMPNEIKMEGVTNYLSWSRRALLILRTKGLEGYVRGEVDEPANRASEEWKKWSVIDSLVVAWLLNSLTPSIAAAVETLPHAAEVWKTLETLYSGKGNIMLMAQIEDRVNELKQGDKSVMEYVAELQHLWADLDHYDPLELPHSECIVATKKWVERRRVTKFLKGLSSEFEGRRAGLFHQPKLPSLEEAVAAMAQEEVRLKLTRTGEANASRSAFTVSEWKETRECFNCGEKGHISINCTAQRREIRGRGRGYS; this is encoded by the coding sequence ATGGGGGACAACCAGGGGTTGGTAAAGGCGTTGGAGAAGCTAGCTGAGCTCATCACTGTCAAGGCAGAGGGTGTGGCTTCCCCAGGTGCGCTTGTTCCTCAGCCTGAGGTGATACAGAAAATAGAACTGATGCCAAATGAAATCAAGATGGAAGGGGTCACAAACTACCTAAGTTGGTCCAGAAGGGCATTGCTAATATTGAGGACAAAGGGGCTGGAAGGCTATGTCAGAGGGGAAGTAGATGAACCGGCGAACAGGGCAAGTGAAGAGTGGAAGAAGTGGAGTGTCATTGACTCTCTGGTGGTGGCATGGCTGCTGAACTCCTTGACCCCATCCATTGCAGCAGCCGTGGAGACTCTTCCCCATGCAGCAGAGGTATGGAAAACCCTGGAAACATTGTACTCCGGGAAAGGGAACATAATGCTTATGGCGCAGATTGAGGATAGAGTAAATGAGCTAAAACAAGGGGATAAGTCGGTGATGGAGTATGTAGCAGAATTGCAGCATTTGTGGGCTGACTTAGACCACTATGATCCACTGGAGTTACCACATTCAGAATGTATAGTTGCTACTAAGAAGTGGGTAGAGCGTAGGAGAGTGACGAAATTCTTGAAGGGACTTAGCTCAGAATTTGAAGGAAGGCGTGCTGGGTTGTTTCATCAGCCAAAGCTCCCCTCGCTTGAGGAGGCAGTTGCAGCAATGGCACAGGAGGAGGTCAGGTTGAAGTTGACCAGGACTGGAGAAGCGAATGCATCTCGCTCAGCATTTACTGTGTCTGAATGGAAGGAGACAAGAGAGTGCTTCAACTGTGGAGAGAAAGGTCACATAAGCATCAATTGCACAGCACAACGCAGAGAAATACGTGGTAGGGGAAGAGGTTACAGCTGA